A genome region from Gammaproteobacteria bacterium includes the following:
- the aceE gene encoding pyruvate dehydrogenase (acetyl-transferring), homodimeric type, with protein sequence MLRYPLYRQAGEIFVNIDRFVQQLPDTDPTETKEWLDSLDQLIAIEGKTRARYVLSRMLMRAREQQVGIPATINTPYVNTIPTGEQAWFPGDDALEKRIRRFIRWNAAVMVVRANHAAEGIGGHLSTFASSAALYEVGFNHFFRGKADGSPGDHIYIQGHAAPGIYARAFLERRLTEDQLDRFRLEVGGQGLSSYPHPRLMPDFWEFPTVSMGLGPLNSVYLARFNRYLHNRHIDDTSQSRVWAFLGDGEMDEPESLGGVNIAAREGLDNLTWVINANLQRLDGPVRGNGKIIQELEAMFRGAGWNVIKVIWGSSWDELLARDIDGVLVNKMNSTLDGEYQKYAVESGEYIRENFFGPDLRLRKLVEHLNDDQLRKLPRGGHDYHKIYAAYRAAVEHEGRPTVILAKTIKGWTLGPSVEARNATHQIKKLTGRELTVLRDRLHLQEEIPDEMLTEDREPPYYRPPVGTPEYEYLMNRRKTLGGSVPKRSARIRRPIELPGPDPFSEFDSGSGTQELSTTMAFTRLLRNLARHETFGPRVVPIIPDEGRTFGMDSLFKELKIYAPYGQRYVPVDAGLLLSYEEDTDGQILEEGITEAGAIASWTAAATAYANRGVPMVPFYTFYSMFGFQRIGDFVWAAADARARGFLMGATAGRTTLLGEGLQHQDGHSLLLASTVPSCEAYDPAFAYELATIIERGIERMYGGEGEDVFFYITLYNENYAQPLKPAGVEQGIIDGLYRWAAAPEEPSHRATILFSGTAHTAARDARRELAEHYDVGVELWSATSYKRLREEALSIERWNRLHPGSELRVPLVTRLLGNTSGPTVAVTDFLKAVPDQIARWVPRRFVPLGTDGYGRSDTREALRRFFETDTGHVVVAVLSALEAEGAIPAEVVSDAIDRYGIDPDAPDPRTSWPEVGED encoded by the coding sequence ATGCTTCGATACCCTCTGTACCGACAAGCCGGGGAGATCTTCGTGAATATCGACCGATTCGTACAGCAACTCCCGGACACCGACCCCACCGAGACCAAAGAGTGGCTCGACTCACTCGACCAGCTCATCGCCATCGAAGGCAAGACCCGGGCACGCTATGTGCTCTCTCGCATGTTGATGCGCGCCAGGGAACAGCAGGTCGGGATCCCCGCCACGATCAACACCCCCTATGTCAACACGATCCCGACCGGGGAACAGGCATGGTTCCCGGGAGACGATGCGCTCGAAAAGCGCATCCGGAGGTTCATCCGCTGGAACGCAGCCGTCATGGTCGTGCGTGCCAACCATGCAGCCGAAGGAATCGGAGGCCACCTGTCGACGTTCGCTTCGTCGGCTGCCCTCTACGAAGTCGGCTTCAACCACTTCTTCCGAGGTAAAGCCGACGGATCCCCCGGCGACCATATCTACATCCAGGGCCACGCCGCCCCAGGCATCTACGCCCGTGCCTTCCTCGAACGCCGTCTGACCGAGGACCAACTCGACCGCTTCCGACTCGAGGTCGGCGGCCAGGGCCTCTCGTCGTACCCACACCCCCGACTTATGCCGGACTTCTGGGAATTCCCGACCGTGTCGATGGGATTGGGTCCCCTCAACTCCGTCTACCTGGCCCGTTTCAACCGCTACCTCCACAATCGCCACATCGACGACACTTCACAGTCACGTGTCTGGGCGTTCCTCGGCGACGGGGAGATGGATGAGCCCGAATCACTCGGCGGAGTGAACATCGCGGCACGCGAAGGCCTCGACAACCTCACATGGGTCATCAACGCCAATCTTCAGCGCCTCGACGGGCCGGTGAGGGGCAACGGAAAGATCATTCAGGAATTGGAAGCTATGTTCCGTGGTGCCGGCTGGAACGTCATCAAGGTGATCTGGGGATCCAGCTGGGATGAGTTGCTCGCAAGGGACATCGACGGCGTCCTCGTCAACAAGATGAACAGCACCCTCGACGGCGAGTACCAAAAGTACGCCGTCGAGTCCGGCGAGTACATCAGGGAGAACTTCTTCGGTCCGGACCTCCGTTTGCGCAAACTCGTCGAACACCTCAATGACGACCAACTGCGGAAACTTCCTCGTGGCGGACATGACTACCACAAGATCTATGCGGCGTACCGTGCAGCGGTCGAGCATGAGGGTCGCCCGACGGTAATCCTCGCCAAGACGATCAAGGGTTGGACCCTCGGTCCGTCGGTGGAGGCTCGTAACGCAACTCACCAGATCAAGAAACTCACCGGCCGCGAGTTGACCGTGCTGCGGGACCGCCTCCACCTGCAAGAGGAGATCCCCGACGAGATGCTGACCGAAGACAGGGAGCCGCCGTACTACCGGCCACCGGTGGGCACTCCCGAGTACGAGTACCTGATGAACCGCCGCAAGACGCTTGGCGGTTCGGTCCCCAAACGGAGTGCCAGAATCCGCAGGCCGATCGAACTGCCGGGACCGGACCCCTTCTCCGAATTCGATTCCGGCTCAGGTACTCAAGAGCTCTCGACCACGATGGCGTTCACCCGGCTGCTCCGCAACCTGGCTCGCCACGAGACGTTCGGCCCCAGAGTGGTCCCGATCATCCCTGACGAAGGCCGCACATTTGGGATGGATTCGCTGTTCAAAGAGTTGAAGATCTACGCGCCATACGGACAGCGCTACGTCCCCGTCGACGCAGGACTCCTCCTCTCCTACGAAGAGGACACCGACGGCCAGATCCTCGAAGAGGGGATCACCGAAGCGGGAGCGATTGCTTCCTGGACCGCTGCGGCAACGGCGTATGCGAACCGGGGCGTGCCGATGGTGCCGTTCTACACCTTCTACTCCATGTTCGGCTTCCAACGCATCGGCGACTTCGTGTGGGCGGCGGCCGACGCCCGAGCCCGAGGGTTCCTCATGGGAGCTACGGCGGGACGTACGACGCTGCTCGGCGAGGGTTTGCAGCATCAGGATGGGCACAGCCTCCTGCTCGCCTCGACTGTCCCTTCGTGCGAAGCGTACGACCCGGCGTTCGCCTATGAACTGGCCACAATCATCGAACGGGGTATCGAGCGCATGTACGGTGGCGAAGGAGAGGATGTCTTCTTCTACATCACCCTCTACAACGAGAACTACGCCCAGCCTCTGAAACCTGCCGGAGTCGAACAGGGCATCATCGACGGCCTCTATCGATGGGCAGCGGCGCCCGAAGAGCCATCGCACAGGGCGACCATCCTCTTCTCGGGAACGGCCCACACTGCGGCCCGAGACGCCCGGCGCGAATTGGCCGAGCACTACGACGTCGGTGTGGAGCTGTGGAGCGCCACGTCCTACAAGCGTCTTCGCGAAGAAGCGCTCTCCATCGAACGCTGGAATCGATTGCACCCGGGCAGCGAACTTCGAGTGCCGCTTGTTACCCGTCTCCTCGGCAACACCTCTGGTCCGACCGTTGCCGTGACGGACTTCCTCAAAGCGGTCCCCGACCAGATCGCCCGCTGGGTGCCTCGCCGGTTCGTCCCGCTCGGTACCGACGGATACGGGCGCAGCGACACCCGGGAGGCATTGCGACGGTTCTTCGAGACCGACACCGGGCATGTCGTCGTCGCCGTGCTGTCCGCCCTCGAGGCCGAGGGTGCGATTCCGGCTGAAGTCGTCAGCGATGCGATCGACAGATACGGCATCGATCCCGACGCACCCGACCCGCGCACCTCCTGGCCTGAAGTGGGCGAGGACTGA
- a CDS encoding FAD-dependent oxidoreductase: MIRLGVDSIDVQDIHADKSFWLATYGPYTPNDPVTESVDVDVAIVGGGFTGLSTAYNLRLLEPTLRVAVLEGEVIGYGASGRNGGFSMTLFGLEPAVTKFRFGVQRTVEAHRYMERAVDYVDDLVRSRNLQSDYWFPGFLRVATTPAYAKRIQHDMKLLTDMGITGLEWWDADRVREEVDSPLFLGAWWEPRSGLLNPAKHVRELKRIAQEAGAVIYERSPVEQIGRSERFRLETPRGTVTADRVVLATNAYSHLLPELRRSQAPVFTHMVVTEPLSDEQLGAIGWSNRQGIEDARNLVHYFRLTADNRLAMGGSDVSLTYGNDMDRDLNERVFQDLESDVVEIFPSLAGVRFTDRWGGPVSVPVDMAPAIGFLGDRRVVYSIGCVGHGVSLSQLNGKTIADLVLERDTDLTSVWFVGRRLIPWPPEPLRFALSAGIRGYLRGEDWVHERTLRAGR; this comes from the coding sequence ATGATTCGGCTGGGCGTAGACTCGATTGACGTGCAGGATATCCATGCAGACAAATCGTTCTGGCTCGCCACCTATGGCCCCTACACGCCGAATGATCCGGTGACCGAATCGGTGGATGTCGACGTGGCCATCGTTGGCGGCGGCTTCACCGGACTCTCGACCGCCTACAACCTGCGGCTGCTCGAGCCGACGCTGCGAGTCGCGGTCCTGGAAGGTGAGGTGATCGGCTACGGAGCGAGTGGCCGGAACGGCGGCTTCTCCATGACGCTCTTCGGACTCGAACCGGCCGTCACCAAGTTCCGCTTCGGGGTCCAGCGGACCGTGGAGGCCCATCGATACATGGAGCGGGCGGTCGACTACGTCGATGACCTGGTTCGCAGTCGGAACCTTCAATCCGACTACTGGTTCCCTGGGTTTCTCCGGGTGGCAACCACTCCCGCCTACGCCAAACGCATCCAGCACGATATGAAACTGCTCACGGACATGGGCATCACCGGCCTCGAGTGGTGGGATGCCGATCGGGTGCGGGAGGAGGTCGATTCCCCCTTGTTCCTCGGTGCCTGGTGGGAACCCCGCTCCGGCCTCCTGAATCCGGCCAAGCACGTGCGGGAGCTGAAGAGAATCGCCCAGGAAGCCGGTGCGGTGATCTATGAGCGCAGTCCGGTCGAGCAGATCGGTCGCAGTGAGCGTTTCAGACTCGAGACTCCGAGAGGAACGGTCACTGCGGATCGAGTCGTGCTGGCCACCAACGCCTACTCGCATCTGCTGCCGGAGTTACGTCGCTCCCAGGCACCCGTCTTCACGCATATGGTTGTCACCGAACCGCTCTCCGATGAGCAATTGGGGGCCATTGGGTGGTCGAACCGGCAGGGCATCGAGGATGCCCGCAACCTCGTGCACTACTTCAGGCTCACCGCCGACAACCGCTTGGCGATGGGAGGGAGCGACGTGTCGCTCACGTATGGGAACGACATGGATCGCGATCTCAACGAGCGGGTGTTTCAAGACCTCGAGAGTGACGTCGTCGAAATCTTCCCGTCTCTTGCGGGTGTGAGGTTTACGGATCGATGGGGTGGGCCGGTGTCGGTGCCGGTCGACATGGCGCCGGCCATCGGTTTCTTGGGGGACCGGAGGGTCGTGTACTCGATCGGCTGTGTCGGGCACGGCGTGTCGCTGTCTCAGCTCAATGGGAAAACGATTGCCGATCTGGTGCTCGAGCGTGACACCGATCTGACCAGCGTCTGGTTCGTGGGGCGGCGACTGATCCCTTGGCCTCCGGAACCGCTCCGGTTCGCCCTGTCCGCAGGCATCCGAGGCTATCTACGGGGTGAGGACTGGGTCCACGAGCGCACGCTGCGTGCGGGGCGCTGA
- a CDS encoding pyridoxal-phosphate dependent enzyme — protein sequence MGRLPAFDDVSAAADRIGGFVHRTPIMTSATLDRDLDASVFFKCENLQKVGAFKARGAMNAVLSLDEDTAARGVVTHSSGNHGQALAYAASIRKIPCAVVMPDTAPRIKVDAVRGYGADVVFCPQPEREITAARVRAERGATMVHPFNDPAVIAGQGTAALELVAQVEGLDLLVAPIGGGGLLSGTALVAEALLPSGAVVGAEPKLVDDAYRSLVSGFFQPRVPHSATIADGLLTGMGELAFEILRERKVEIVTVSEDQIVAAARFFAERMKLVVEPSGATSLAGVREMGERVTGLRVGVIISGGNTDFSWLHR from the coding sequence GTGGGCAGACTTCCTGCGTTCGATGACGTGTCGGCCGCCGCGGATCGGATCGGCGGTTTCGTACATCGCACTCCGATCATGACCTCCGCAACGCTGGACCGTGATCTCGACGCATCGGTGTTCTTCAAGTGCGAGAACCTCCAGAAGGTCGGTGCCTTCAAGGCCAGGGGAGCGATGAACGCCGTCCTCTCCCTCGACGAGGACACGGCCGCTCGCGGAGTGGTGACGCACTCGTCGGGGAATCATGGGCAGGCGCTCGCCTATGCGGCGTCGATCCGGAAGATCCCCTGTGCCGTCGTCATGCCGGACACGGCTCCACGGATCAAGGTCGACGCAGTTCGCGGCTACGGGGCCGACGTGGTGTTCTGCCCTCAGCCGGAGCGGGAGATCACCGCCGCACGGGTTCGTGCCGAGCGGGGAGCGACGATGGTCCATCCGTTCAACGACCCGGCGGTGATCGCCGGTCAGGGCACTGCTGCATTGGAACTGGTGGCCCAGGTCGAGGGTCTGGATCTTCTCGTTGCACCGATCGGAGGGGGAGGCCTGCTGTCGGGCACGGCGCTGGTGGCCGAAGCGCTCCTTCCCTCAGGCGCGGTAGTGGGGGCCGAACCCAAGTTGGTCGACGATGCGTATCGATCGCTGGTCAGCGGGTTTTTCCAGCCAAGGGTGCCCCATTCGGCGACCATCGCCGACGGGTTGTTGACCGGGATGGGGGAGTTGGCATTCGAGATCTTGCGAGAGCGCAAGGTCGAGATCGTGACAGTGTCCGAAGATCAGATCGTCGCAGCGGCGCGATTCTTCGCAGAGAGAATGAAGTTGGTGGTCGAGCCGTCCGGGGCGACGAGCTTGGCGGGCGTTCGGGAGATGGGGGAACGCGTCACCGGCCTGCGGGTTGGCGTGATCATCTCTGGCGGCAACACCGATTTCTCTTGGCTGCACCGCTGA
- a CDS encoding substrate-binding domain-containing protein has product MAIVLALVAAACSSGTQGEETTSTAAASPTTSEGTAASTTTAPPETTETTAPAEPINIAYLSASSANTWLLSSKAEMEKVADATGFKIVEFDGQFNPETQTQQLQDIIASGDYAGVVVCGIFGEGLIPDLQDAMDRGMEVVVLNQVVGPKLDTPDPQVEGFAASILAPPLRSGERMGELTLQACEGVDPCRVVYFYGIKGTPIDTALRQGFDAVISQNPAIEVVAEGEGKYLGPEQGMTAMQDIMQATPEFEVVVGADQPIQGVEIVLADEGRLDAVKLIGLGGSVPALEAIADGRWFGDVFGAPGTEGRLAMEAMVDAVLNGNHEGGIDPLATLPDNGLVTRDNVDKFTAEWQG; this is encoded by the coding sequence ATGGCGATCGTACTCGCCCTGGTGGCCGCTGCGTGTAGCAGCGGTACGCAAGGCGAAGAGACGACTTCGACCGCTGCCGCTTCACCTACCACATCGGAGGGAACAGCAGCATCGACGACGACAGCGCCACCGGAGACGACGGAGACGACTGCTCCCGCGGAACCGATCAACATTGCGTATCTGTCGGCCAGTTCGGCCAACACTTGGCTGCTGTCGTCGAAGGCCGAGATGGAGAAGGTGGCTGATGCCACAGGATTCAAGATCGTCGAGTTCGACGGGCAATTCAATCCGGAGACACAGACACAGCAGCTTCAGGACATCATCGCCTCGGGTGACTATGCCGGAGTCGTGGTGTGCGGGATCTTTGGCGAAGGCCTGATCCCTGATCTGCAGGATGCGATGGATCGGGGCATGGAAGTCGTGGTTCTGAACCAGGTCGTCGGACCCAAGTTGGACACACCCGACCCCCAGGTCGAGGGCTTCGCCGCCTCCATACTGGCTCCTCCTCTCCGATCGGGAGAACGCATGGGCGAGCTGACACTGCAGGCGTGCGAGGGCGTTGATCCTTGTCGAGTGGTGTACTTCTACGGTATCAAAGGCACCCCGATCGACACTGCTCTCAGACAGGGTTTCGATGCCGTGATCAGCCAGAATCCGGCGATCGAGGTCGTTGCCGAGGGCGAGGGAAAGTACCTGGGCCCCGAGCAGGGTATGACCGCCATGCAGGACATCATGCAGGCGACCCCCGAGTTCGAGGTCGTCGTTGGGGCTGATCAGCCGATTCAAGGTGTTGAGATCGTCCTCGCGGATGAGGGAAGGCTGGATGCCGTCAAGTTGATCGGTCTGGGAGGTTCCGTGCCGGCTCTGGAGGCCATTGCAGATGGTCGCTGGTTTGGTGACGTGTTTGGAGCGCCCGGAACCGAAGGTCGCCTTGCCATGGAAGCGATGGTGGACGCCGTGCTCAATGGCAACCACGAAGGGGGAATCGATCCTCTGGCCACGCTTCCTGACAACGGTCTGGTGACCAGAGACAACGTTGACAAGTTCACCGCGGAGTGGCAGGGCTGA
- a CDS encoding ATP-binding cassette domain-containing protein, producing MPVPAVTHIELERIGKRFGATQAVDRANLKVERGTIHALVGENGAGKSTLGKIIAGVLPPDEGVLKVSGRPVVFRSPRHALEHGITTIAQELSLVPARTVLENVFLGIEDHAGPVVLRSVLQRRYEDLVQRSGIGVPRERLVRFLTIAEQQKVEILRALARQADLIFMDEPTARLSTSEAEHLHAVVRRLKESGTTVVFVSHLLDEVLALADVVTIMRDGQIVRTGPTSEETHDSLIEAMIGRRLESTFPPKQLPPIDSPEVLRVEGLTRRGAFRDVSFTVRRGEIVVLAGLVGSGRSEVARAVFGADGYDSGSVWIDGSAQVIRSPGDAIANGIAMVPESRKDQGLVPARSVRENVTLPHLGRFSRFGIIDGTKEVGQCRALIEAVEVRGASTESVMRSLSGGNQQKTLFARWLLHRPRILIADEPTRGVDVGAKRAIYALLIKVAQQGSAVLIISSELEEVMGMAHRILVMREGRIVEEIDANTATEEEVVGAAFGTGTGVRGK from the coding sequence GTGCCTGTCCCCGCTGTCACCCACATCGAGCTCGAAAGGATCGGGAAGCGCTTCGGCGCAACCCAGGCGGTCGACCGAGCCAACCTGAAGGTCGAGCGCGGAACGATCCATGCTCTTGTGGGGGAGAACGGGGCCGGCAAATCGACTCTTGGCAAGATCATTGCCGGAGTCCTGCCCCCGGACGAGGGCGTGCTCAAGGTGTCGGGGCGACCGGTCGTATTCCGGTCGCCCCGACACGCACTCGAGCATGGCATCACGACGATCGCTCAGGAACTGTCTCTGGTACCGGCACGAACGGTCCTGGAGAACGTGTTTCTGGGAATCGAGGACCACGCCGGTCCTGTAGTTCTCCGTTCGGTGTTACAGAGGCGATATGAAGACCTCGTTCAGCGTTCCGGTATCGGGGTCCCGCGGGAGCGCCTCGTGCGGTTCCTCACGATCGCCGAGCAACAGAAGGTGGAGATCCTTCGGGCGCTGGCGAGGCAGGCAGACCTGATCTTCATGGATGAGCCGACGGCTCGTCTGTCAACGTCGGAGGCCGAGCACCTGCACGCTGTCGTTCGTCGACTCAAAGAGTCGGGGACGACGGTGGTGTTCGTCTCGCACCTGCTGGACGAAGTGCTCGCCCTCGCGGATGTGGTCACCATCATGCGCGACGGACAGATCGTCCGCACAGGCCCAACCTCGGAGGAGACACACGACTCGCTCATCGAAGCGATGATCGGCCGGCGTCTCGAGTCGACATTCCCGCCGAAACAACTGCCGCCGATCGACAGCCCCGAAGTCCTTCGTGTCGAAGGTTTGACCCGGAGAGGCGCGTTCCGGGACGTCTCGTTCACGGTACGCAGGGGCGAGATCGTTGTGCTCGCCGGCCTCGTCGGTTCGGGGCGTAGCGAAGTTGCCCGCGCCGTCTTCGGCGCGGACGGATACGACTCAGGGTCGGTGTGGATCGATGGCTCTGCTCAAGTGATCCGATCGCCGGGCGACGCCATCGCCAACGGTATCGCCATGGTTCCGGAGTCGCGGAAGGACCAAGGTCTCGTACCTGCCCGTTCGGTACGGGAGAATGTCACGTTGCCACATCTCGGCAGGTTCTCACGATTCGGGATCATCGACGGGACCAAAGAAGTGGGACAGTGCCGGGCCTTGATCGAAGCCGTCGAGGTCCGGGGTGCGTCGACCGAATCGGTGATGCGGTCGTTGTCGGGAGGCAATCAGCAGAAGACCCTGTTCGCGCGTTGGCTGCTGCATCGACCTCGGATCCTGATAGCCGACGAACCGACGCGGGGTGTTGATGTGGGTGCAAAACGGGCGATCTACGCCCTACTCATCAAGGTCGCACAGCAGGGGTCTGCTGTGCTCATCATCTCTTCGGAGTTGGAAGAAGTCATGGGCATGGCGCACCGGATCCTCGTGATGAGAGAGGGCCGCATCGTCGAGGAAATCGATGCGAATACGGCCACTGAGGAAGAAGTGGTCGGGGCCGCATTCGGGACAGGAACAGGAGTACGGGGTAAATGA